One region of Jatrophihabitans cynanchi genomic DNA includes:
- a CDS encoding acyl-CoA dehydrogenase family protein: MTHTHEVSNQVPPHTGRDIAAHPALFEGLHREGAGWAESEVRALGALANSEPAQEWGRLANEHPPVLRTHDRFGNRIDEVDYLPQYHELMRTAVEHGLHGAPWADERAGAHVARAAKVMAWGVADAGHLCPISMTYAVVPALRATPELSARYEPLLTNRVYDHGLRPPLGKGGLIAGMSMTEKQGGSDVRANTTRAVPQPDGSYRLTGHKWFTSAPMSDLFLTLAQTDGGLSCFLVPRVLPDGARNAFFLQRLKDKLGNKSNASAEIEYADAVGWLVGPQGRGVRTIIEMVNMTRLDCALMAASGMRIGVANAVHHATHRSVFGARLLEQPAMVNVLADLAIESEAATTVVLRLAGAVDRAIRGDSQEAAVRRVGLAVTKYWLCKRWSAHAAESLECLGGNGYVEESGLPRLYREAPLVSIWEGSGNVAALDTLRAMVREPDTIEAFFGELELAAGTDARYDDALALLRKEFADTDDLQYRARHVVERMALLLQGGLLLRHGDPAVADAFAASRLAGDWGVAFGTLPRGLDTGRVLARARVAD, encoded by the coding sequence ATGACACACACGCATGAGGTGAGCAACCAGGTGCCACCGCACACCGGTCGCGACATCGCGGCCCATCCGGCCCTGTTCGAGGGGCTGCACCGGGAGGGGGCCGGCTGGGCCGAGAGCGAGGTGCGCGCGCTCGGCGCCCTGGCGAACAGCGAGCCCGCGCAGGAGTGGGGCCGGCTGGCCAACGAGCATCCGCCGGTGCTGCGCACCCACGACCGGTTCGGCAACCGCATCGACGAGGTCGACTACCTGCCGCAGTACCACGAACTGATGCGCACCGCGGTCGAGCACGGGCTGCACGGCGCCCCATGGGCAGATGAGCGGGCCGGCGCTCACGTCGCGCGGGCCGCCAAGGTGATGGCCTGGGGGGTGGCCGACGCGGGCCACCTGTGCCCGATCTCGATGACCTACGCGGTCGTGCCGGCCCTGCGCGCGACGCCTGAACTCTCCGCCCGGTACGAGCCGCTGCTGACCAACCGCGTCTACGACCACGGGCTGCGCCCGCCGCTCGGCAAGGGCGGGCTGATCGCCGGCATGTCGATGACCGAGAAGCAGGGCGGCTCGGACGTGCGCGCCAACACCACCCGCGCGGTACCGCAGCCCGACGGCAGCTATCGGCTGACCGGACACAAGTGGTTCACCTCCGCCCCGATGTCCGACCTGTTCCTCACCCTTGCGCAGACCGACGGCGGCCTGTCCTGCTTCCTGGTGCCCCGCGTGCTGCCGGACGGCGCGCGCAACGCGTTCTTCCTGCAGCGGCTCAAGGACAAGCTCGGCAACAAATCCAACGCCTCGGCCGAGATCGAGTATGCGGACGCCGTCGGGTGGCTGGTCGGACCGCAGGGCCGCGGCGTGCGCACCATCATCGAGATGGTCAACATGACCCGGCTGGACTGCGCGCTGATGGCGGCCTCGGGCATGCGCATCGGTGTGGCCAATGCGGTCCACCACGCGACCCACCGCAGCGTGTTCGGCGCCCGGCTGCTCGAACAGCCCGCGATGGTCAACGTGCTTGCCGATCTCGCGATCGAGTCCGAGGCCGCGACCACGGTCGTGCTGCGGCTGGCCGGGGCCGTCGACCGTGCGATCCGTGGCGACTCCCAGGAGGCCGCCGTCCGTCGCGTCGGCCTGGCCGTCACGAAGTACTGGCTGTGCAAGCGCTGGTCCGCCCATGCGGCTGAGTCGCTCGAGTGCCTCGGCGGCAACGGCTACGTCGAGGAGTCCGGTCTACCCCGGCTGTACCGCGAAGCGCCGCTGGTGTCGATCTGGGAGGGCTCGGGAAACGTCGCCGCGCTGGACACGCTGCGTGCCATGGTGCGCGAGCCGGACACGATCGAGGCGTTCTTCGGCGAACTGGAGCTGGCCGCCGGGACGGACGCCCGTTACGACGACGCGCTGGCCCTGCTGCGCAAGGAGTTCGCGGACACCGATGACCTGCAGTATCGCGCACGGCACGTCGTCGAGCGGATGGCCTTGCTGCTGCAGGGTGGGCTGCTGCTGCGGCATGGCGACCCGGCGGTAGCCGATGCGTTCGCCGCTTCTCGGCTTGCGGGGGACTGGGGCGTCGCATTCGGCACGCTGCCGCGCGGTCTTGACACCGGGCGTGTGCTCGCTCGGGCACGCGTCGCTGACTGA
- a CDS encoding thymidine kinase, whose translation MPEPESPSGALASVPAAGNRRALPMPARLMFFHGPMDCGKSTLALQIDHNHARQGRHGLLLVRYDRSGAPKITTRVGLARAALELKDDTDIRLLVRGEWAAGRAVDYLIVDEAGFLEPQHVDQLAELVDDWHVDVYCFGLSTDFRTLLLPGAKRLMELADEVVPVHVEVLCWCGRPGMLNARVVDGRVVRSGDTVLVADTAAGSDSDTTVHYQVLCRMHHRRGELGGDAGRGQLSLDV comes from the coding sequence GTGCCCGAGCCCGAGTCCCCGTCCGGCGCGCTCGCGTCCGTGCCGGCCGCAGGGAACCGGCGCGCACTGCCGATGCCGGCCCGGCTGATGTTCTTCCACGGCCCGATGGACTGCGGCAAGTCCACCCTGGCCCTGCAGATCGACCACAACCACGCGCGGCAGGGCCGGCACGGGCTACTGCTGGTCCGCTACGACCGTTCCGGCGCGCCGAAGATCACCACCCGGGTCGGGCTGGCGCGCGCTGCGCTCGAGCTGAAGGACGACACCGACATCCGGCTGCTCGTGCGCGGCGAGTGGGCGGCCGGCCGCGCCGTGGACTACCTGATCGTGGATGAGGCGGGCTTCCTCGAACCCCAGCACGTCGATCAACTCGCCGAGCTGGTCGACGACTGGCACGTCGACGTCTACTGCTTCGGCCTGTCCACCGACTTCCGCACACTGCTGCTGCCGGGCGCCAAGCGTCTGATGGAGCTCGCCGACGAGGTCGTGCCGGTCCATGTCGAGGTGCTGTGCTGGTGTGGCCGGCCGGGCATGTTGAACGCGCGCGTCGTCGACGGACGGGTGGTCCGTTCCGGCGACACCGTGCTCGTCGCGGACACCGCGGCCGGCAGCGACAGCGACACCACCGTGCACTACCAGGTGCTGTGCCGGATGCATCACCGGCGTGGCGAACTCGGCGGCGACGCCGGCCGCGGCCAGCTCAGCCTCGACGTCTGA
- a CDS encoding DUF5999 family protein: MTTHSESAIPAPPHCRHTPPCPTADATDRDAAHVVAAHPEQGWSLLCNGVVLFEDFGELLPDGQSCAARRSDLLLASPHRRAS, from the coding sequence ATGACCACGCACAGTGAGTCGGCAATCCCGGCTCCGCCCCACTGCCGGCACACCCCGCCGTGCCCCACCGCCGACGCCACGGACCGTGATGCCGCGCACGTCGTGGCAGCCCACCCCGAACAGGGCTGGAGCCTGCTGTGCAACGGCGTCGTCCTGTTCGAGGACTTCGGCGAACTGCTGCCGGACGGGCAGAGCTGCGCCGCGCGCCGCAGCGACCTGCTGCTGGCCTCCCCGCACCGCCGCGCCAGCTGA
- a CDS encoding ZIP family metal transporter, which yields MAVLLALGSLLSTLLGGVLAMRARDKLHLILGLAAGVMLGVVGFDLLPEAMELSDQVVFGVPAVMLTTIGGFFTIHLIERSMAIHRAHEGEFGGHHHGLESVGLLAGGGLVAHSFLDGVGIGLGYQAGAAVGLAVAIAVIGHDFADGFNTFTITTLYGNARRRALILLGLDALAPVVGAAAGMVLPIPQSAIGLYLGYFAGFLLYLATADILPEAHARHPSRLTLACTVGGAAFMWLVVGLSQ from the coding sequence ATGGCTGTGCTGCTCGCGCTCGGATCGCTGCTCTCGACCCTGCTCGGCGGTGTGCTCGCCATGCGGGCGCGCGACAAGCTGCACCTGATCCTCGGCCTGGCCGCAGGCGTGATGCTCGGGGTGGTGGGCTTCGACCTGCTGCCGGAGGCGATGGAGCTGTCCGACCAGGTCGTCTTCGGGGTGCCCGCCGTGATGCTCACGACGATCGGCGGCTTCTTCACGATCCACCTGATCGAGCGGTCGATGGCCATTCACCGGGCGCACGAGGGGGAGTTCGGCGGCCATCACCACGGCCTGGAATCCGTCGGCCTCCTCGCGGGGGGCGGCCTGGTCGCGCACAGCTTCCTGGACGGCGTCGGCATCGGGCTGGGCTATCAGGCCGGTGCCGCGGTGGGTCTGGCGGTGGCCATCGCCGTCATCGGCCACGACTTCGCCGACGGCTTCAACACCTTCACCATCACGACGTTGTACGGCAATGCGCGCCGACGCGCCCTGATCCTGCTCGGGCTGGACGCGCTCGCGCCGGTCGTCGGCGCCGCTGCGGGGATGGTGCTGCCGATCCCGCAGAGCGCGATCGGGCTCTACCTCGGCTACTTCGCCGGCTTCTTGCTGTACCTGGCTACGGCGGACATCCTGCCTGAGGCCCACGCGCGCCACCCGTCCCGCTTGACGCTGGCCTGCACGGTGGGCGGCGCGGCGTTCATGTGGCTCGTCGTCGGCCTGAGTCAGTAG
- a CDS encoding glycerophosphodiester phosphodiesterase family protein, whose protein sequence is MAFLDGPTPLAFAHRGFARDGDENSMAAFERAVALGYRYLETDVRVTADGVALAFHDASLDRTTDRSGRIRALPWSDVRSARIAGREPIPLLAELLSAWPHVQVNIDVKDDHSLGAAIDVIRQSRAIERVCVGAFADDRVAAIRAALGPSACTSLGPLEALRLRLPGRPRRAPAGQCAQVPFRIGRFDLVDARYLDIAHNLGLQVHVWTVNARADMERALDLGVDGIMTDRADVLREVLAARGAWPR, encoded by the coding sequence ATGGCGTTCCTCGACGGCCCGACGCCGCTTGCCTTCGCCCATCGCGGCTTCGCGCGCGACGGCGACGAGAACTCGATGGCCGCCTTCGAGCGCGCGGTCGCGCTCGGCTACCGCTACCTCGAGACCGACGTCCGCGTGACCGCGGACGGAGTCGCGCTGGCGTTCCACGACGCGTCCCTGGACCGAACGACAGATCGCTCCGGCCGGATCCGGGCACTGCCCTGGTCCGACGTCCGTTCCGCGCGCATCGCCGGACGCGAGCCGATCCCGCTGCTCGCCGAACTGCTGTCCGCCTGGCCGCACGTGCAGGTCAACATCGACGTGAAGGACGACCACTCGCTCGGGGCCGCCATCGACGTCATCCGGCAGAGCCGCGCGATCGAGCGGGTATGCGTCGGCGCGTTCGCCGACGACCGGGTGGCCGCCATCCGGGCAGCGCTCGGGCCGTCCGCGTGTACCTCGCTCGGGCCGCTCGAGGCGCTGCGGCTCAGGCTGCCCGGCCGGCCGCGCCGAGCGCCGGCCGGCCAGTGCGCGCAGGTGCCGTTCCGGATCGGCCGGTTCGACCTGGTGGACGCCCGCTACCTGGACATCGCCCACAACCTCGGGTTGCAGGTGCACGTGTGGACGGTCAACGCGCGCGCCGACATGGAGCGCGCCCTCGACCTCGGCGTCGACGGGATCATGACCGATCGCGCGGATGTGCTGCGCGAGGTGCTGGCGGCGCGCGGGGCCTGGCCCCGCTGA
- a CDS encoding TetR/AcrR family transcriptional regulator, which translates to MAYRRTPRIQARLDAQRQGIVRAATALVSESGYAACSIARVAARAGVAPGTVYNHFASKGDVLADVFRAVVTQEVAAVRTAVTSGTAAERIAAVIETFAGRALKAPRLAYALLAEPVDARIEALRLQFRQAFCDIVADAVADGVAQGQLPPQNPAVTAAALVGAIGEVLVGPLDTGAAEPDTVPTLIGFALRGIGALDDTHA; encoded by the coding sequence GTGGCCTACCGGCGCACCCCTCGTATCCAGGCCCGGCTCGATGCCCAACGACAGGGCATCGTGCGGGCCGCGACCGCGCTGGTGTCCGAGTCGGGCTACGCCGCCTGCTCCATCGCCCGCGTCGCAGCGCGCGCTGGGGTCGCACCCGGCACGGTCTACAACCACTTCGCGAGCAAGGGCGACGTGCTGGCCGACGTCTTCCGTGCCGTCGTGACCCAGGAGGTCGCCGCGGTGCGCACCGCGGTCACGAGCGGGACGGCGGCCGAGCGGATCGCGGCCGTGATCGAGACCTTCGCCGGGCGCGCGCTGAAAGCCCCCCGGCTCGCGTACGCGCTGCTGGCCGAACCGGTCGACGCACGGATCGAGGCGCTGCGGCTGCAGTTCCGCCAGGCGTTCTGCGACATCGTCGCCGACGCCGTGGCCGACGGCGTGGCGCAGGGGCAACTGCCGCCGCAGAACCCGGCGGTGACCGCAGCGGCGCTCGTGGGCGCGATCGGCGAGGTGCTGGTCGGCCCGCTCGACACCGGCGCCGCCGAGCCGGACACCGTCCCCACCCTGATCGGATTCGCACTGCGCGGGATCGGAGCCCTCGATGACACACACGCATGA